One Magnetococcus sp. PR-3 genomic region harbors:
- a CDS encoding lipoprotein-releasing ABC transporter permease subunit — translation MFSTFEWRVGLRYLRAKRSQRFISAITGLSVAGIALGVAALIVVLAVMTGFKEELQRQILGVISHVVVQSYGGKMGDVDAVLKRVEATPNVVAASPFILANALVYSGGQAYGIAVRGVDLTREKKVSNLHANMVRGQIEAMSGFGIVLGQSLANNLGVGLNDRVTVMVPKGNVTPAGTVPRVKRFRVVGIFNAGMHEYDSNLAYIHLRDAQKLLRFGDKVTGIEVKTPHADLAMGVRRDLEKRLAGPYWIRDWMQMNRNFFNAIKLEKATMFVILSLVVLVAAFNIISSLIMVVMEKGKDIAILKTMGARGRSIMAIFMINGGIIGVGGTMAGLGFGLLLAKNLEATLGWIEKTFGIQILHGDVYYIDKLPSKVLTSDLIWITIISLSISLLSTLYPAWRASRVDPVEALRYE, via the coding sequence ATGTTCAGCACCTTTGAGTGGCGTGTGGGGTTGCGCTATCTGCGGGCCAAACGCAGCCAACGTTTTATCAGCGCCATTACCGGGCTATCGGTAGCCGGTATTGCCCTGGGTGTGGCGGCGCTGATTGTGGTGCTGGCGGTGATGACCGGCTTTAAGGAGGAGCTGCAACGGCAAATCCTTGGGGTGATCAGTCATGTGGTGGTGCAGTCCTACGGTGGTAAAATGGGGGATGTCGATGCCGTGCTCAAGCGGGTAGAGGCCACCCCGAATGTGGTGGCTGCTTCCCCCTTTATTTTGGCCAACGCCTTGGTCTATAGCGGTGGGCAGGCCTACGGCATTGCGGTGCGTGGGGTTGACCTAACGCGGGAAAAAAAGGTCTCCAACCTGCACGCCAATATGGTGCGCGGGCAGATCGAGGCCATGTCGGGCTTTGGCATTGTGTTAGGGCAGTCGCTGGCCAATAACCTGGGGGTAGGCTTGAATGACCGGGTCACGGTCATGGTGCCCAAAGGCAACGTGACCCCCGCCGGTACCGTGCCCCGGGTTAAGCGGTTTCGGGTGGTGGGTATATTTAATGCCGGTATGCATGAGTATGACAGTAACCTGGCCTATATCCACTTAAGAGACGCCCAAAAACTGCTACGCTTTGGCGACAAAGTGACCGGTATTGAGGTTAAAACCCCCCATGCTGATTTGGCCATGGGGGTGCGCCGAGATTTGGAAAAACGTCTGGCTGGCCCCTATTGGATCCGGGACTGGATGCAGATGAACCGTAACTTCTTCAATGCCATTAAGCTGGAGAAGGCCACCATGTTTGTGATCCTCTCCCTGGTGGTGTTGGTTGCAGCCTTTAACATTATCAGTTCGTTGATTATGGTGGTGATGGAGAAGGGTAAGGATATTGCGATCTTAAAGACCATGGGGGCCCGTGGGCGCTCGATTATGGCGATCTTTATGATCAACGGCGGGATTATTGGTGTGGGGGGGACCATGGCTGGTTTGGGCTTTGGTCTGCTGCTGGCTAAAAATCTGGAAGCCACCCTTGGTTGGATCGAAAAAACCTTCGGTATTCAGATCTTACATGGGGATGTCTACTACATTGATAAACTCCCCTCTAAGGTGC